In Moorella sp. Hama-1, a single genomic region encodes these proteins:
- the rd gene encoding rubredoxin, protein MGKWSCTACGYVYDPAEGDPEGGIAPGTAFEDLPEDWVCPNCGLGKENFEPL, encoded by the coding sequence ATGGGTAAATGGTCCTGCACGGCCTGCGGTTATGTTTATGACCCCGCCGAGGGTGACCCCGAGGGCGGCATCGCCCCGGGGACGGCCTTCGAAGACCTGCCCGAGGACTGGGTTTGCCCCAACTGTGGTCTGGGCAAAGAAAACTTCGAACCCCTGTAG
- a CDS encoding flavodoxin family protein: MLIVGINGSPKKEGNTAFLVREGLAAAAATGAETALIQVTEAMADQKIPYCTQCSNPCQGACSRHNRLGEAYDLLRRADGVLLGSPVYFGSVSAQLKAFWDKSRILRKEKALLNVVGAGVTVGGARFGGQETTIKALFDMMLIQGMMIVGDGFIEADCGHQGGCGQAPASGDEFAIQRVRLTGRRLAEVAAATASLRQHRG, translated from the coding sequence ATGCTAATTGTAGGCATCAACGGTAGCCCTAAAAAGGAGGGCAACACCGCTTTTTTAGTACGGGAGGGACTGGCGGCGGCCGCCGCGACCGGGGCCGAGACGGCCCTGATCCAGGTAACTGAGGCCATGGCCGACCAGAAGATACCCTACTGTACCCAATGCAGCAATCCCTGCCAGGGTGCCTGTTCCCGCCACAACCGCCTGGGGGAGGCCTATGACCTCCTGCGCCGGGCCGACGGCGTCCTCCTGGGCAGCCCCGTTTACTTCGGCAGCGTCTCAGCCCAGTTAAAGGCTTTCTGGGATAAAAGCCGCATCCTGCGCAAGGAAAAAGCCCTCTTGAACGTCGTCGGCGCCGGGGTGACCGTCGGCGGCGCCCGGTTTGGCGGCCAGGAGACTACCATCAAGGCCCTATTCGACATGATGCTCATCCAGGGCATGATGATCGTGGGTGATGGTTTTATCGAAGCCGACTGCGGCCACCAGGGCGGCTGCGGTCAGGCACCGGCCAGCGGCGATGAATTCGCCATCCAACGGGTGCGCCTCACGGGGCGGCGCCTGGCCGAGGTGGCGGCGGCCACTGCATCCCTGCGCCAGCACCGCGGTTAG
- the rnhA gene encoding ribonuclease HI, with protein MKQVTIYTDGACSGNPGPGGWGAVLIYGDKRKELSGAEPRTTNQRMELTAAIEGLKALKEPCQVRLHSDSAYLINAFRQGWLKRWQRNGWQTINKKPVENQDLWQELLQLTAQHRVEWVKVRGHSDNAENNRCDELARAAITRPQKH; from the coding sequence ATGAAGCAAGTCACTATCTACACCGACGGTGCCTGTTCCGGTAACCCGGGCCCCGGGGGATGGGGCGCCGTTCTCATTTACGGCGACAAACGCAAAGAGCTCTCCGGGGCTGAGCCGCGAACTACCAACCAGCGCATGGAGCTCACAGCAGCCATAGAGGGCCTGAAGGCTCTGAAAGAACCCTGCCAGGTGCGCCTCCATAGCGACAGTGCCTACCTTATTAATGCCTTTCGCCAGGGATGGTTAAAGCGCTGGCAGAGGAACGGCTGGCAGACCATAAATAAGAAACCCGTGGAGAATCAGGACCTCTGGCAGGAACTCCTGCAACTGACCGCCCAACACCGGGTGGAGTGGGTAAAGGTGCGGGGCCATAGCGACAACGCCGAAAACAACCGCTGTGACGAGCTGGCCCGGGCGGCCATTACCCGGCCGCAAAAACATTAA